Proteins encoded in a region of the Streptococcus sanguinis genome:
- a CDS encoding V-type ATP synthase subunit A, which produces MSQGKIIKVSGPLVLASGMQEANIQDICRVGDLGLIGEIIEMRRDQASIQVYEETSGLGPGEPVITTGSPLSVELGPGLISQMFDGIQRPLERFQTITESDFLVRGVQLPNLDRDTKWDFVPSLSAGDSVEAGDILGTVQETNLVEHRIMVPVGISGRLTNISAGSFTVEETVYEIEQADGSTFKGTLMQKWPVRQGRPFAQKLIPVEPLVTGQRVIDTFFPVTKGGAAAVPGPFGAGKTVVQHQVAKFANVDIVIYVGCGERGNEMTDVLNEFPELIDPATGQSIMQRTVLIANTSNMPVAAREASIYTGITIAEYFRDMGYSVAIMADSTSRWAEALREMSGRLEEMPGDEGYPAYLGSRIAEYYERAGRVKTLGSTAREGSITAIGAVSPPGGDISEPVTQNTLRIVKVFWGLDAQLAQRRHFPAINWLSSYSLYLDEVGAYIDQHEKIAWAEKVTKAMNILQKESELQEIVRLVGLDSLSEKDRLTMNAAKMIREDYLQQNAFYDVDTYTSFKKQVALLSNILTFDAEANLALELGAYFREIMEGTVELRDRIARSKFIHEDQLEKIQALSQTIEETLHQILAQGGLDNERH; this is translated from the coding sequence GTGAGTCAAGGAAAGATTATCAAAGTTTCTGGTCCCCTAGTATTGGCATCAGGGATGCAGGAAGCGAATATTCAGGACATCTGCCGGGTTGGCGATTTGGGGCTAATCGGTGAAATTATCGAAATGCGGCGGGACCAAGCCTCTATCCAGGTTTATGAAGAAACTTCTGGCTTGGGTCCGGGAGAGCCGGTCATCACGACTGGAAGTCCTCTGTCCGTTGAACTGGGACCAGGTCTGATTTCTCAGATGTTTGACGGAATTCAGCGGCCTTTGGAGCGTTTCCAAACCATCACGGAGAGCGACTTCCTCGTCCGCGGTGTCCAATTGCCAAATCTAGACCGAGATACTAAGTGGGATTTTGTTCCAAGTCTGTCTGCCGGAGATTCGGTTGAGGCTGGCGATATTCTAGGAACAGTGCAGGAGACCAATCTGGTGGAGCACCGCATCATGGTACCGGTTGGTATCAGTGGACGCTTGACCAATATCTCGGCTGGCAGTTTTACTGTTGAAGAGACTGTTTACGAGATTGAGCAGGCGGACGGGTCTACTTTTAAAGGGACTCTCATGCAAAAATGGCCAGTGCGTCAAGGCCGCCCTTTTGCTCAGAAGCTGATTCCAGTTGAGCCCTTGGTGACAGGTCAGCGGGTCATCGATACCTTTTTTCCAGTGACTAAGGGTGGGGCAGCTGCTGTACCAGGACCATTCGGGGCTGGTAAGACTGTGGTTCAGCACCAGGTGGCCAAGTTTGCCAATGTTGACATCGTTATCTATGTCGGCTGCGGTGAGCGTGGCAATGAGATGACCGACGTACTTAATGAATTTCCAGAACTAATCGACCCTGCGACTGGGCAATCCATCATGCAGCGGACGGTGCTGATTGCCAACACCTCCAATATGCCGGTGGCGGCCCGGGAAGCATCGATTTACACAGGGATTACTATCGCAGAATACTTCCGTGACATGGGTTATTCCGTGGCCATCATGGCGGACTCCACCTCTCGCTGGGCAGAAGCATTGCGGGAAATGTCCGGCCGTCTGGAAGAAATGCCGGGTGATGAAGGCTATCCAGCCTATCTTGGCAGCCGGATTGCGGAGTATTACGAGCGGGCTGGCCGGGTCAAGACGCTCGGTTCGACTGCGCGAGAAGGATCTATTACTGCTATCGGGGCCGTATCACCTCCGGGTGGAGATATTTCTGAGCCGGTGACGCAAAACACCCTGCGGATTGTCAAGGTCTTCTGGGGCTTGGATGCCCAGTTGGCTCAACGCCGGCATTTCCCAGCTATCAACTGGCTGAGTTCTTACTCTCTCTACCTAGACGAAGTGGGAGCCTATATTGACCAGCATGAGAAGATTGCTTGGGCAGAAAAGGTGACCAAGGCCATGAATATCCTGCAAAAGGAAAGCGAACTGCAGGAAATCGTGCGTTTGGTGGGCTTGGATTCCTTGTCTGAGAAAGACCGGCTGACCATGAATGCAGCCAAGATGATCCGCGAGGACTACCTGCAGCAGAATGCCTTTTATGATGTTGACACCTATACTTCTTTCAAAAAACAGGTAGCTTTATTGAGCAATATCCTGACTTTCGATGCGGAGGCCAATCTTGCCTTGGAGCTTGGAGCTTATTTCCGAGAAATCATGGAAGGAACAGTGGAGCTGCGTGACCGAATTGCCCGCAGCAAGTTTATCCATGAAGATCAGTTGGAAAAAATTCAGGCCCTCAGTCAGACTATCGAGGAAACCCTGCACCAGATTCTTGCCCAAGGAGGACTAGACAATGAGCGTCATTAA